A single Methylomonas sp. AM2-LC DNA region contains:
- a CDS encoding IS1595 family transposase: MSINRIQFQPGMSMPEFLKHYGTEAQCETVLEKSRWPDGFVCPCCEDTNCCEFQIGTLKMFQCTTCRHQTSLIAGTLFQSTKLPLTTWFLAIYLISQAKTGLSALALKRYLGVSYHTAWLMQHKLMEAMSERETRYPLSGQIQIDDAYLGGELSGGKAGRGSENKVPFVAALSLDENGHPRYLKLTPVSGFTLKAIAQWAKENLVSDCTVLSDGLACFAGVTEAGCQHDVIVTAGRKPKDLPVFQWINTILGNLKTSLGGSYHSFNFAKYASRYLAAFEFRFNRRFQLDTLPIRLLVAAASVGPRPAAWLRSAEVSC, translated from the coding sequence ATGTCAATCAATCGCATCCAGTTTCAACCCGGTATGTCTATGCCTGAGTTTCTAAAACACTACGGCACCGAAGCCCAATGTGAAACCGTTCTGGAGAAATCGCGCTGGCCTGACGGCTTTGTATGCCCTTGCTGCGAAGACACAAATTGTTGTGAATTCCAGATAGGAACGCTCAAAATGTTTCAGTGCACGACTTGCCGACACCAAACATCACTCATAGCCGGTACGCTGTTCCAGAGCACCAAGCTTCCGCTAACGACCTGGTTTCTGGCGATCTATCTGATCAGTCAAGCGAAGACAGGCTTGTCTGCGCTCGCGCTAAAGCGATATCTCGGGGTCAGTTACCACACAGCATGGCTTATGCAGCATAAGTTGATGGAAGCCATGTCCGAACGTGAAACAAGATATCCGCTGAGCGGCCAAATCCAGATTGACGATGCCTATCTAGGCGGTGAGCTTAGCGGTGGCAAGGCCGGACGGGGTTCTGAAAACAAGGTACCCTTTGTGGCGGCACTATCACTGGATGAGAATGGACACCCCAGGTATCTCAAATTAACGCCAGTGAGTGGATTTACACTCAAAGCGATTGCTCAGTGGGCCAAAGAAAATTTGGTCTCAGATTGTACAGTACTTTCTGATGGCCTCGCCTGTTTTGCCGGGGTGACAGAAGCCGGTTGTCAGCATGATGTCATCGTTACAGCTGGTCGTAAACCCAAAGATCTACCTGTGTTTCAGTGGATTAACACCATCCTTGGTAATCTCAAAACCAGTTTGGGCGGTTCTTATCATTCATTCAACTTCGCCAAATATGCTTCTCGCTACTTGGCGGCTTTTGAGTTTCGTTTTAATCGACGATTCCAACTCGATACGCTCCCGATAAGACTTCTGGTGGCGGCTGCATCTGTAGGGCCCCGTCCTGCTGCTTGGCTTCGTTCAGCTGAGGTATCTTGCTAA
- a CDS encoding patatin-like phospholipase family protein, whose product MRTIVNFWFFLFVCLLSGCASYPPTSTVAAYNLSKGYRYKLINDTQNSDSLFVILTFSGGGTRAAALSYGVLEKLRNTPIVWEGRQTNLLNEVDIISSVSGGSFTAGYYAAFGDAIFKEKNEPGFLKDFLYRDIEGELVTKLFYPSNWFRLASPDYSRIDLAADLYDTEIFQRRSYADLAKQNKKPFLMINATDMTQGARFTFQQSQFDPMCDDLDAFPLARAVAASSNFPVAFPPMTLDNHAGTCNYKPPGWIAQAEHDLLNNLSRYKNAEVFKTYQDSNKRPYIHLLDGGIADNIGLRGPLQALITNDTEINLFQKVNNGAIKKLLVISVDAKNQPDLDYDLSQTPPSVIDVLSVVANVPMDNFSFETTQSLRNAFDTWSKEKISYSACQNQIQLHCPNAKLSTPAPSIPELDFIYIGFDLLANPAEHKEFEMIPTTFSLPASQIDALRGIAGRLLGESAVYQKYAESLSK is encoded by the coding sequence ATGCGCACAATAGTAAATTTTTGGTTTTTTTTGTTCGTATGCCTATTATCAGGTTGTGCCAGTTATCCACCCACATCGACAGTTGCTGCTTACAATCTCAGCAAGGGGTATCGCTACAAACTTATTAATGATACGCAAAACAGCGATAGTCTGTTTGTTATCCTTACTTTTTCTGGGGGTGGTACCCGAGCCGCCGCTTTGTCCTATGGTGTTTTAGAAAAATTGCGAAATACCCCCATAGTATGGGAAGGCAGACAAACAAATCTTTTAAATGAAGTGGATATCATTTCATCTGTTTCGGGAGGTAGTTTTACGGCAGGCTATTACGCAGCTTTTGGTGATGCCATATTTAAAGAAAAAAATGAGCCTGGATTTCTCAAAGACTTTCTCTATCGGGATATTGAGGGCGAATTAGTTACAAAACTATTTTATCCCAGCAACTGGTTCCGTCTGGCATCTCCAGATTATAGCCGTATCGATTTAGCAGCAGACTTATACGATACGGAAATATTTCAGCGGCGTAGTTATGCCGATTTGGCTAAACAAAACAAAAAACCCTTTTTGATGATCAATGCCACGGATATGACTCAAGGAGCTCGCTTTACTTTTCAGCAATCGCAATTTGATCCAATGTGCGATGATTTAGATGCTTTTCCGTTAGCACGTGCCGTTGCAGCTTCATCCAATTTCCCTGTCGCTTTTCCACCCATGACGTTGGATAATCATGCGGGTACTTGTAATTACAAGCCACCCGGCTGGATTGCTCAAGCAGAGCATGATTTGCTGAATAATCTTAGTCGCTATAAAAATGCTGAGGTATTCAAAACTTATCAAGATAGTAACAAAAGACCCTATATCCATTTGTTAGATGGCGGTATTGCCGATAATATTGGTTTAAGAGGCCCGCTTCAGGCCCTTATTACTAATGATACTGAAATAAACCTGTTTCAAAAAGTCAACAATGGGGCTATCAAAAAACTATTGGTAATCTCTGTTGATGCTAAAAATCAACCTGATTTAGATTATGATTTATCGCAGACACCACCCAGTGTCATTGATGTATTATCCGTGGTCGCCAACGTACCTATGGATAACTTTTCTTTTGAAACCACACAATCGCTTCGAAACGCTTTTGATACCTGGAGTAAGGAGAAAATTAGTTATTCAGCTTGCCAAAATCAAATCCAGTTGCATTGTCCAAATGCAAAGCTGTCAACTCCAGCGCCTAGTATTCCTGAACTCGATTTTATCTACATTGGTTTTGATCTTCTAGCCAACCCCGCAGAGCACAAAGAGTTTGAAATGATTCCAACCACGTTTTCTCTCCCAGCATCACAGATAGATGCACTAAGAGGGATTGCAGGGCGTTTGCTAGGTGAATCTGCCGTTTACCAAAAATATGCAGAGTCTTTGTCGAAATAA
- a CDS encoding AraC family ligand binding domain-containing protein, with the protein MTKLPEKNAIQKINYMPQAGYDLDLEIFPVSVLRQRVSAKRLQLTERIAFYMLIFISDGQCRHMVDFEWIDCVPGSLLILQPGQVHRFDMTTDWQGWILLYRPEFQQPKKTPTSADEQEIFQYLEDLPSGLALDERQQKWILDTINSMYADTQRLVGRNVIHAIS; encoded by the coding sequence ATGACTAAACTACCAGAAAAGAACGCCATTCAGAAAATCAACTATATGCCGCAAGCCGGCTATGATTTAGATCTGGAGATTTTTCCCGTCTCGGTATTGAGACAGAGAGTGAGCGCGAAAAGACTACAACTAACAGAACGTATCGCCTTTTACATGTTGATTTTTATCAGCGATGGACAATGTCGACACATGGTGGATTTCGAGTGGATTGATTGTGTACCGGGTAGCTTATTAATTTTACAGCCGGGACAAGTACATCGTTTTGATATGACGACTGACTGGCAAGGTTGGATATTACTTTATCGCCCAGAATTTCAACAGCCCAAAAAAACACCCACATCTGCTGATGAACAGGAAATTTTTCAATATTTGGAAGATTTACCGAGTGGATTGGCACTTGATGAACGCCAGCAAAAATGGATTCTGGATACAATCAACAGCATGTATGCAGATACACAACGTTTGGTGGGGCGGAATGTGATACATGCCATTTCTTGA
- a CDS encoding methyl-accepting chemotaxis protein — MNFKAKLKLLSIVTLVGLCLVASITAIGLHLISDANETVNRRNTYVIDLLEIKASAVSTIMLDPTSAETKTVFTEAEQSINQHSDSVLKLIKRTEVKEELKQILALWTLYDQHSQVLITLAVTDPVSANQKLIPLYNQEFKPFQVKLDQFISVRRQEASQAIEQAKQISTKIYWGISLLLIFVTLANLWVVLNLSRSLRNGLLGIQQKLLPLKNGDLKQRLPTHTKDELSEISSGVNEFISEFARIVETVRNDANQLSVAANELAIDAQQVLISSNQQSNATASVAATVEEFTVSIDSVSNHASEAEHDAEHYGELSRQGGSDVKNAVAEIQRIEQAVNNAVEKMHTLGQQAHEISSIVEVIKNVADQTNLLALNAAIEAARAGESGRGFSVVADEVRNLAERTSKSALEITTMISGIQQNTDKASSVMQQGNERVIVGVKQAELAVHSMQQIDENTQNVMNSINYISSALKEQRIAGNEIAKNVGYISQITEKNCAAVSHVSLSAARLNKLATELNNEMAKFNLN; from the coding sequence ATGAATTTTAAGGCAAAACTTAAATTACTTAGCATAGTAACCTTGGTAGGTTTATGCTTGGTTGCCAGTATTACTGCAATAGGATTACATTTAATATCAGACGCAAATGAGACTGTCAATCGTAGAAACACTTATGTGATTGATTTACTTGAAATTAAAGCAAGCGCAGTTTCAACGATAATGTTAGATCCAACTTCAGCGGAAACAAAAACTGTATTCACTGAAGCAGAACAAAGTATTAACCAGCATTCTGATTCTGTCCTGAAACTTATCAAAAGAACTGAAGTTAAAGAGGAGTTAAAACAAATTTTAGCGTTATGGACACTGTATGATCAACACTCTCAAGTGTTAATAACACTAGCGGTGACTGACCCTGTTAGTGCTAATCAAAAGCTGATACCTTTATATAATCAGGAATTTAAACCATTTCAGGTAAAATTAGATCAATTTATTAGCGTACGTCGGCAAGAGGCAAGCCAAGCCATAGAGCAAGCCAAGCAGATATCTACCAAGATTTACTGGGGTATTTCCTTATTATTAATTTTTGTCACTTTAGCCAATTTATGGGTTGTTTTAAATCTTTCCAGATCGTTGCGGAATGGTTTGCTGGGTATTCAACAAAAACTTTTGCCCTTAAAAAATGGTGACCTAAAACAAAGACTACCCACCCACACGAAAGATGAATTAAGTGAAATTAGTAGTGGTGTTAATGAATTTATCAGCGAATTTGCACGGATTGTAGAAACAGTTAGAAATGATGCTAATCAACTTTCAGTTGCGGCAAACGAACTAGCCATTGATGCGCAACAAGTATTAATCAGTTCAAACCAACAAAGTAATGCAACCGCCTCTGTAGCAGCTACAGTTGAAGAATTTACCGTGAGTATCGACAGTGTATCCAATCACGCTTCTGAAGCTGAACATGACGCGGAACACTACGGTGAACTTTCACGTCAAGGTGGTTCTGATGTTAAAAATGCAGTCGCAGAAATTCAAAGAATTGAACAAGCAGTCAATAATGCGGTAGAAAAAATGCACACCTTAGGTCAACAAGCTCATGAAATTAGCAGCATTGTTGAAGTTATCAAAAATGTGGCAGATCAAACCAATTTATTGGCATTAAATGCTGCAATCGAAGCTGCACGAGCGGGGGAGTCTGGGCGTGGCTTTTCTGTGGTTGCTGATGAAGTGCGTAATTTGGCAGAACGGACCTCAAAATCGGCTTTGGAAATCACCACTATGATTTCGGGTATTCAGCAAAATACTGATAAAGCATCTAGCGTTATGCAACAAGGTAATGAACGAGTAATCGTAGGGGTAAAACAAGCGGAATTAGCCGTTCACTCCATGCAACAAATTGATGAGAACACACAAAACGTGATGAACTCCATTAACTATATTTCTTCCGCACTAAAGGAACAGCGCATTGCAGGTAATGAAATTGCTAAAAATGTAGGATACATATCGCAAATTACTGAAAAAAACTGTGCAGCTGTTTCTCATGTCTCGTTGTCAGCAGCCCGTTTAAATAAGCTAGCAACAGAATTGAACAATGAGATGGCTAAATTTAATCTTAATTGA
- a CDS encoding S41 family peptidase, which translates to MQVSIFILLTTATLSCSTISGSKAVRYENNYNINQPKYDEVKNLVTSIHSTFIKPLDIRLLTKAALKGMSDINLPVKVDISNYAGDSLTDLRDAFYYLCDNNPQHIMEIQVGAIQGIVNFFYPQIKLLNTNSNPLITAGIGVVIQMMRDEFIVSSILKDSPAQKYGLLRGDRLLKIDNRDLQGFKLETVVDLLQGVVDSPVNLTIERDGIQKQVLITRVVLNYPAVEASLKPNGNGYVRIAKFDSSTKTLLEQQLSELTHSNNGPLNGLIIDIRDNGGGELRSVINVADQFLDNGLIVEIRGRLSTQTMRFMASINNSDVPANLKLVVLVNGQTGEGAEIFAAALRDQHRATLIGTTTQGLNMISTVLPYIDGVAVNLVTAVAIRSNGNTLSHFGIVPDICINDTKPIMLNTQQYQTPDEIWNACPSETKLFSMTNDVVWQTAIQKLLEK; encoded by the coding sequence TTGCAAGTTAGTATTTTTATCTTACTGACGACTGCAACGCTTTCCTGTAGCACGATATCGGGCTCCAAAGCGGTTCGTTACGAAAATAACTACAATATTAACCAGCCAAAATACGACGAAGTTAAAAACTTAGTTACTAGTATTCATTCAACATTCATTAAACCATTAGATATACGCTTACTGACCAAAGCTGCTCTAAAAGGTATGTCGGACATAAACTTACCTGTCAAAGTTGACATCTCGAATTATGCGGGTGATTCGTTAACAGACTTAAGAGATGCCTTTTATTATTTATGTGATAATAATCCACAACATATAATGGAAATTCAAGTTGGGGCGATACAGGGCATTGTCAATTTTTTTTATCCCCAAATAAAACTGTTAAACACAAACTCCAACCCGCTTATCACGGCAGGAATTGGCGTCGTCATACAGATGATGCGTGATGAGTTTATTGTTTCTTCAATACTAAAAGATTCTCCAGCACAAAAGTATGGCCTGCTAAGAGGCGATCGATTACTTAAAATTGATAATCGAGATCTGCAAGGATTTAAACTTGAAACAGTCGTGGATCTATTGCAAGGTGTTGTAGATTCACCGGTAAATTTAACCATTGAACGGGATGGCATACAGAAACAGGTTTTGATAACCCGCGTAGTTTTAAATTACCCGGCTGTAGAAGCTAGCCTTAAGCCTAATGGTAACGGCTATGTTCGCATAGCCAAGTTTGATTCATCGACAAAAACTTTGCTTGAACAGCAACTTTCAGAGTTAACTCATAGTAATAATGGTCCTTTAAACGGTTTAATTATCGATATCCGTGATAATGGTGGTGGTGAATTACGCTCGGTCATCAATGTTGCAGACCAATTTTTGGATAATGGTTTAATCGTAGAAATACGCGGTAGATTATCTACGCAAACTATGCGCTTCATGGCATCTATCAATAACTCAGATGTGCCAGCCAATCTAAAGTTGGTTGTATTGGTCAATGGTCAGACTGGCGAAGGTGCAGAAATATTTGCAGCAGCTCTTCGAGATCAACATCGAGCTACCTTGATTGGCACAACAACACAAGGGTTGAATATGATTTCAACGGTATTGCCCTATATAGATGGTGTTGCAGTTAATCTGGTGACGGCAGTGGCTATTCGTTCAAATGGTAATACCCTGAGTCACTTTGGAATAGTGCCGGATATTTGCATAAATGATACGAAACCAATCATGCTTAATACTCAACAATATCAAACACCTGATGAAATATGGAATGCATGTCCAAGTGAAACTAAACTTTTTAGCATGACGAATGATGTAGTATGGCAAACTGCTATACAAAAATTACTTGAGAAGTAA
- a CDS encoding Spy/CpxP family protein refolding chaperone, whose product MRKTLLILTLLAPGLALAEPPIQGEPPFGDFRPNHHGPDGGDKEHLPGFLQGIDLSTQQKTDIKNLFQNNRTNFDSKREEDKKVAIDLHRLSFSNDFNDKNMQVLLEKAASAHKEMILQKATLDNSIYKLLTAEQQQKVQKNLAQNDGGFGRGQ is encoded by the coding sequence ATGCGTAAAACATTATTAATATTAACCTTGTTAGCACCAGGTTTGGCATTGGCTGAACCTCCCATACAAGGGGAGCCACCTTTTGGTGACTTTCGGCCAAATCATCACGGACCTGACGGCGGAGACAAAGAGCATTTGCCCGGATTTTTGCAAGGCATCGACTTATCTACCCAACAAAAAACAGACATTAAAAATCTGTTTCAAAACAATCGCACCAACTTCGATTCAAAACGGGAAGAGGACAAAAAAGTGGCCATTGATTTACACCGCTTAAGTTTCTCTAATGATTTTAACGATAAAAATATGCAAGTATTGCTAGAGAAAGCTGCAAGTGCGCATAAGGAAATGATACTGCAAAAAGCCACTCTGGATAATTCGATTTACAAACTATTGACTGCGGAACAACAGCAGAAAGTACAGAAGAATTTAGCGCAAAATGACGGTGGATTTGGACGCGGTCAGTAA
- a CDS encoding alpha/beta hydrolase — translation MPSLVIKFLAVAILIYLGLCVGLYAGQRALLYHPTPSKGADVADAKLKLAVEGAELAITASLQTGDNALIYFGGNMEDVSWSLPMFSKMFPGYAIYLPHYRGYSDSTGQPSELALHNDALVLFDKIHARHKHVFVVGRSLGTGVAVRLASQRPVERLVLVTPYDSIEKVAEGIYPLFPISWLLIDKYESWQYAPKITAPTLLVAAEQDQVIPLANTENLYKSFSKDVATLKVIPGRNHNDIMEDVGYLEWLKIQ, via the coding sequence ATGCCATCCTTAGTGATTAAATTTTTAGCCGTTGCCATTTTAATTTATCTGGGTCTTTGCGTTGGTTTGTATGCCGGGCAACGTGCCTTACTTTACCACCCAACCCCAAGCAAGGGCGCAGACGTCGCCGACGCAAAACTAAAATTAGCCGTAGAGGGTGCAGAATTGGCCATTACTGCCAGTCTGCAAACGGGTGATAATGCCTTAATTTATTTTGGCGGCAACATGGAAGATGTATCATGGAGCTTGCCGATGTTTAGCAAAATGTTTCCAGGCTACGCCATTTACCTGCCGCACTATCGCGGCTATAGTGATAGCACCGGACAACCTTCCGAACTAGCCCTGCACAATGACGCACTAGTGTTGTTCGATAAAATACATGCCCGTCACAAACACGTTTTTGTCGTCGGGCGCAGCTTGGGTACTGGCGTAGCGGTACGTTTAGCCAGTCAACGCCCGGTAGAACGTTTGGTACTGGTTACGCCATATGACAGTATCGAAAAAGTAGCCGAGGGTATTTATCCACTATTCCCCATAAGCTGGTTGCTAATCGATAAGTACGAATCCTGGCAATACGCCCCCAAAATAACCGCCCCTACCTTATTGGTTGCAGCAGAACAAGATCAGGTAATTCCTTTAGCCAATACCGAAAATCTTTATAAAAGCTTTTCCAAGGATGTAGCTACGCTTAAAGTGATTCCGGGTAGGAATCATAATGATATTATGGAGGATGTTGGGTATTTGGAGTGGTTGAAAATCCAATAA
- a CDS encoding GNAT family N-acetyltransferase encodes MLIRPYIAGEEEELRRVFLSSVHQCAIRYYRSDQIHAWAPDTYDFEDWYNRISMLNPFVAVIDGQIVGYADVQGSGYIDHFYVAGPFSGKGVGTALMRRIHEAALSQNVSRLYADVSLSAEAFFVINGFTVENRKTVIVRGVELQNTRMSKILFAKPQLL; translated from the coding sequence ATGCTCATTCGTCCTTACATAGCGGGAGAAGAGGAAGAACTTCGTCGGGTTTTTCTTTCGTCCGTCCACCAGTGTGCTATTAGGTACTATAGATCCGACCAAATTCATGCTTGGGCACCAGATACTTACGACTTTGAGGATTGGTACAATCGAATTTCCATGCTGAATCCATTTGTGGCTGTCATTGACGGACAGATAGTTGGCTATGCCGATGTTCAAGGTTCTGGATACATCGATCATTTCTACGTTGCAGGCCCATTTTCAGGCAAAGGTGTTGGTACCGCACTAATGCGCCGCATACATGAAGCTGCGTTATCACAGAACGTCTCAAGATTGTATGCTGATGTCAGTCTTTCAGCGGAAGCATTTTTTGTAATCAATGGCTTCACTGTCGAAAATAGAAAGACGGTTATTGTTCGAGGAGTCGAATTGCAAAATACTCGCATGAGCAAAATCCTGTTTGCCAAGCCTCAACTCCTGTAG
- a CDS encoding helix-turn-helix domain-containing protein: protein MRHQLYALLIRLYLYQSDNPSSTITDPVTLQRFKRYRSAITQQLHKWHRVSDYAKFIGCSEKTLSRTTMEIAEMNAKAYLSQRIALEAKRLLFHTRLPVSLIAESLGFEEATNFVKFFRREVGCVPGEFRNRNLER from the coding sequence TTGCGTCATCAGTTATATGCGTTACTGATTCGTCTCTATCTTTATCAATCGGATAATCCTTCATCAACAATTACTGATCCAGTGACCCTACAGCGCTTCAAACGCTACCGATCTGCCATCACGCAACAGCTTCACAAATGGCACAGGGTATCCGACTACGCCAAGTTCATTGGTTGCTCTGAAAAGACCCTTAGTCGCACCACAATGGAAATTGCCGAAATGAATGCTAAAGCCTATCTCTCTCAGCGCATCGCTTTGGAAGCCAAACGGCTTTTGTTCCATACCCGTCTACCCGTGTCGCTAATTGCCGAAAGCTTGGGTTTTGAAGAGGCAACCAATTTTGTGAAATTTTTTCGCCGTGAAGTGGGTTGCGTACCAGGAGAATTTAGGAATCGCAATTTAGAGCGTTAA
- a CDS encoding response regulator transcription factor, with product MTKILMIDDDVELVELFKDYLQQEGFQVDFSHLGQVGLQLALSGNYELVMLDIMLPDMKGTEVLNKIRQHSHIPVLMFTAKGDDVDKIIGLESGADDYVPKPCTPRELVARIRAIIKRTGTLSSTTIERLVIAGPLKIWSEKRKAAWFDKDIELTSTEFNLLETLAQNVGSVVTKQELSEKSLGRPLARYDRSIDVHMSSIRQKLGQQADGRSYIQTVRGQGYQLVKE from the coding sequence GTGACAAAAATTTTAATGATTGATGATGACGTAGAATTGGTTGAGTTATTCAAAGATTATTTACAGCAAGAAGGTTTCCAAGTCGATTTTAGCCACTTAGGCCAAGTCGGTCTGCAATTAGCCTTATCCGGCAATTACGAATTGGTCATGCTGGATATTATGCTGCCGGATATGAAAGGCACTGAAGTGTTAAATAAAATACGTCAGCACAGCCATATCCCCGTGCTGATGTTTACCGCCAAAGGCGATGATGTAGACAAGATTATTGGTCTTGAATCTGGTGCAGACGATTATGTTCCGAAACCTTGCACACCCAGAGAGCTGGTTGCGCGTATCCGTGCCATCATCAAACGTACAGGTACACTAAGTAGCACTACCATAGAGCGGTTGGTGATAGCCGGTCCGCTGAAAATCTGGAGCGAAAAACGCAAAGCCGCCTGGTTTGACAAAGATATAGAATTAACCAGTACAGAATTTAATTTGCTGGAAACCTTGGCTCAAAATGTTGGAAGCGTTGTCACTAAACAGGAATTGTCTGAAAAAAGTTTGGGACGTCCTTTGGCACGTTACGACAGAAGCATTGATGTACACATGAGCAGTATTCGGCAGAAATTAGGCCAGCAAGCTGATGGCCGCTCTTACATACAAACCGTGCGTGGACAGGGCTATCAATTGGTTAAAGAGTAA
- a CDS encoding ATP-binding protein, translating into MGRLFWKFFLAFWLALLLAGIGVGTTVWLRHQVEAGNDATGGTHHPEIDIIHAAAMLQVAEQAHQYGGILELRRFLDKLRASHVPPVYAVDDEDHEILERNLAAETLQQARSLYLEGNNPDAFRILSASDGHRYLLFVPMPNHDRPNSGQMGHDLPGPEMPGPGMFDHDMPDHPPQNDFNRDAHQKFAHRPPGPPSPLLPILSGIVASLVFSFALAWYFAKPIRQLRLAIASLAAGNLKVRVADAMGKRRDELSALGHDFDRMAEKIYSLLNAQQRLLHDVSHELRSPLARIQAAIGLVQQQPDKLQTSLVRIEREAQRISDLVGELLVLSRLEAGISGGDKQEFDLGALLDDIVADVRFEAELRQVHICAEGTEEIMVTAWGELLHRAIENVLRNAVQHCKAGGEVCLKSNFDSKSRCWRLLIEDQGSGVPEQDLTEIFQPFYRSHSSKKPDGIGLGLAIAQQALLVHEGKIKATNRPEGGLQVAMEIVFA; encoded by the coding sequence ATGGGTAGATTATTCTGGAAGTTTTTTCTGGCATTCTGGTTGGCTTTATTATTGGCTGGTATCGGCGTTGGCACCACTGTTTGGTTAAGGCATCAGGTTGAAGCTGGCAACGATGCAACAGGTGGTACACATCACCCAGAGATAGACATTATACATGCTGCTGCCATGTTGCAAGTTGCGGAACAAGCTCATCAATATGGTGGTATTTTAGAGTTACGCAGATTTTTAGATAAATTGCGTGCCTCGCATGTTCCGCCTGTCTATGCGGTAGACGATGAAGATCACGAGATTCTGGAACGAAATTTAGCAGCAGAAACTCTGCAACAGGCTCGCAGTTTGTATTTAGAGGGTAATAATCCCGATGCTTTTCGTATACTTTCTGCTTCTGATGGTCATCGTTATCTATTGTTTGTACCAATGCCTAATCACGATAGGCCTAATTCTGGACAGATGGGTCATGATTTGCCAGGGCCTGAAATGCCCGGTCCTGGAATGTTCGATCATGATATGCCCGATCATCCTCCGCAAAATGATTTTAACAGGGATGCCCACCAAAAGTTTGCCCACCGACCACCCGGACCACCATCACCACTGCTGCCCATTTTATCAGGCATTGTTGCTAGTTTAGTATTCAGCTTTGCTCTGGCTTGGTATTTTGCCAAGCCCATTCGCCAGCTACGCCTTGCCATTGCCAGTCTTGCTGCAGGTAATCTAAAGGTGCGCGTTGCCGATGCTATGGGTAAGCGCCGCGACGAACTGTCTGCTCTCGGTCACGATTTTGATCGGATGGCAGAAAAAATATATAGCTTGCTCAATGCTCAACAGCGCTTGTTGCATGACGTTTCTCATGAATTGCGTTCACCACTCGCTCGGATACAGGCTGCAATTGGATTGGTGCAACAACAACCCGATAAATTGCAAACCAGTTTGGTACGTATCGAACGTGAAGCACAGCGTATCAGCGATCTAGTGGGCGAATTATTGGTTTTGTCGCGTTTGGAAGCGGGAATTTCGGGTGGAGATAAGCAAGAGTTCGATTTAGGCGCGCTGTTGGATGATATTGTCGCCGATGTACGTTTCGAAGCGGAGCTGCGTCAAGTGCATATTTGTGCTGAAGGAACAGAGGAAATAATGGTGACTGCTTGGGGCGAGTTATTGCATCGAGCCATCGAAAATGTGTTACGCAATGCCGTGCAACACTGTAAAGCAGGCGGCGAAGTCTGCTTAAAGTCCAATTTCGATAGTAAAAGCCGATGTTGGCGACTGCTTATTGAGGATCAAGGATCTGGCGTTCCCGAACAGGATTTAACAGAAATTTTTCAGCCATTTTATCGTAGTCACTCATCTAAAAAACCAGATGGCATAGGCTTAGGATTGGCCATTGCCCAACAAGCCTTATTAGTTCATGAAGGAAAAATAAAGGCAACTAATCGTCCCGAAGGGGGATTGCAGGTGGCTATGGAAATTGTATTTGCTTAG